A portion of the Natrinema salaciae genome contains these proteins:
- a CDS encoding DUF7351 domain-containing protein — protein MGGDVDPEAVAKNLSALANPLRIRILLALAETRQPSWEHRGLSYSELRSAVNVEDGGRFNYHINELRDQFVRRADGEYWLTTAGSCVVDEIYARTFSDGHEAISGPVEWRCPADGERLEATLDDGVITVSCPDHGIVFDMLLSFNSPRGRGLDELFAWANRRALWYLESVSWDVCPHCAGRFEEATITTHRPEPGSRLETLRWDSSTMVMVGMRCRRCGVSFRVPAFHYALTRAPTIAFLHDHGIDYRTLELEYGSTSWDCECEKLDDGVHVRFAIDDERLEIELDSALETRTYRRTSLAEER, from the coding sequence ATGGGCGGAGACGTGGATCCGGAGGCGGTCGCGAAGAACCTCTCTGCGCTGGCGAACCCGTTACGGATTCGAATACTGCTCGCACTCGCGGAGACGCGCCAGCCGAGTTGGGAGCACCGGGGACTGAGTTACAGCGAGCTCCGGTCGGCGGTGAACGTCGAGGACGGTGGCCGGTTCAACTATCACATCAACGAACTCCGCGACCAGTTCGTCCGGAGAGCGGACGGCGAGTACTGGTTGACCACTGCCGGTTCCTGCGTCGTCGACGAAATCTACGCCCGGACGTTCTCGGACGGTCACGAGGCGATCTCGGGACCGGTCGAGTGGAGGTGTCCGGCCGACGGGGAACGACTCGAAGCCACACTCGATGACGGCGTGATCACCGTGTCGTGTCCGGATCACGGTATCGTGTTCGACATGCTGCTCTCGTTCAATTCCCCCCGGGGCCGTGGCCTCGACGAACTGTTCGCGTGGGCCAACCGCCGGGCGCTGTGGTACCTCGAGTCCGTCTCCTGGGACGTCTGTCCCCACTGTGCGGGTCGCTTCGAAGAGGCGACTATCACCACCCACAGACCGGAGCCGGGGAGCCGCCTGGAGACGCTCAGGTGGGACAGCTCGACGATGGTGATGGTCGGGATGCGCTGTCGGCGGTGTGGCGTCTCGTTCCGGGTACCCGCGTTCCACTACGCGCTAACGCGAGCACCCACCATCGCGTTCCTGCACGACCACGGCATCGACTACCGGACGCTCGAACTGGAGTACGGCTCGACCTCGTGGGACTGCGAGTGCGAGAAACTCGACGACGGCGTGCACGTTCGGTTCGCGATCGACGACGAACGGCTCGAGATCGAACTCGACAGCGCGCTCGAGACTCGGACGTACCGACGCACGTCGCTGGCCGAGGAGCGCTGA
- a CDS encoding amidohydrolase, with protein MSYDVRTRLSDLRRAFHRHPEPGWREFRTTARVVEELERIGVDEIAVGREALATDERMAVPSDADLEPWLERARDAGVRSDILERTDSGHTGVVATFEQGSGPCIGLRVDLDAISMRESDESDHRPAAEGFRSEHDGYMHACGHDAHVAIALGTLEAVKTGAFEGTLKVFFQPAEEISGGGKAMAESGHLDDVDYLLALHIGLDHPTGEIVAGIEKPLAMAHLTATFEGASAHAGKAPNEGANAMQAAATAIQNAYGIPRHSDGMTRVNVGHIEGGTASNVIAEEVTIEAEVRGETTALMEYTRTELERVCYAAAEMHDCDVTPRVISESPRADSHPALRDLVAGIAREVDGVERVVPSTEFGVSEDVTYLMDHVQDDGGLASYVLVGTDHPTNHHTPTFDIDETSLEIGVSVLAETAVELSQRPV; from the coding sequence ATGTCCTACGACGTGCGAACCAGACTGAGCGACCTCCGCCGGGCGTTTCACCGCCACCCCGAACCGGGCTGGCGCGAGTTTCGGACGACCGCGCGCGTCGTCGAGGAACTCGAGCGGATCGGGGTCGACGAGATCGCCGTCGGCCGCGAGGCGCTGGCGACCGACGAGCGGATGGCCGTTCCGTCCGACGCCGACCTCGAGCCGTGGCTCGAGCGCGCTCGCGACGCCGGGGTTCGCTCGGACATCCTCGAGCGGACCGACAGCGGCCACACGGGAGTCGTCGCGACGTTCGAGCAGGGAAGCGGGCCCTGTATCGGGCTGCGCGTCGATCTCGACGCGATCTCGATGCGGGAGTCCGACGAGAGCGATCACCGACCGGCGGCGGAGGGGTTCCGCTCCGAACACGACGGCTACATGCACGCCTGCGGTCACGACGCGCACGTCGCGATCGCGCTCGGCACGCTCGAAGCGGTCAAAACCGGCGCGTTCGAGGGCACGCTGAAAGTCTTCTTCCAGCCGGCCGAGGAGATCTCCGGCGGCGGAAAGGCGATGGCCGAGAGCGGCCACCTCGACGACGTTGACTACCTGCTGGCGCTCCACATCGGGCTGGACCACCCGACCGGCGAGATCGTCGCCGGGATCGAGAAGCCGCTGGCGATGGCCCATCTGACCGCGACGTTCGAGGGCGCGAGCGCCCACGCGGGGAAGGCCCCGAACGAGGGGGCAAACGCCATGCAAGCGGCAGCAACCGCGATCCAGAACGCGTACGGCATCCCGCGGCACAGCGACGGGATGACCCGCGTGAACGTCGGCCACATCGAAGGGGGCACCGCGAGCAACGTCATCGCCGAGGAGGTCACCATCGAAGCCGAAGTCCGCGGCGAGACGACCGCGCTGATGGAGTACACGCGGACGGAACTCGAGCGGGTCTGCTACGCCGCGGCGGAGATGCACGACTGCGACGTCACGCCGCGGGTCATCAGCGAGTCGCCGCGGGCGGACAGCCATCCCGCCCTCCGGGACCTCGTCGCGGGGATCGCCCGCGAGGTCGACGGCGTCGAGCGCGTCGTGCCGTCGACGGAGTTCGGCGTCAGCGAGGACGTCACCTACCTCATGGACCATGTTCAGGACGACGGCGGCCTCGCATCGTACGTGCTCGTCGGCACGGACCACCCGACGAACCACCACACGCCGACGTTCGACATCGACGAGACGAGCCTCGAGATCGGCGTCTCGGTGCTGGCCGAGACGGCGGTCGAACTCTCTCAGCGGCCGGTCTGA
- a CDS encoding Rid family detoxifying hydrolase has translation MSDIDSIETDDAPSNDNPYSQGVRAGDTLYVSGYGPVDPETGAVVDGDVQTQTGRALDNVAAVVDAAGGDALADVVKVTVYLTDLADYERVNEAYGARFDETLPARVCVEVSRLPEDVRVELDATAYLG, from the coding sequence ATGTCCGATATCGATTCCATCGAAACCGACGACGCACCGAGCAACGACAATCCCTACTCGCAGGGCGTCCGCGCCGGCGACACGCTGTACGTCTCCGGCTACGGCCCCGTCGATCCCGAGACGGGCGCTGTCGTCGACGGCGACGTCCAAACCCAGACCGGGCGCGCGCTCGACAACGTCGCCGCGGTCGTCGACGCGGCCGGCGGCGACGCCCTCGCGGACGTCGTCAAAGTCACCGTCTACCTGACCGACCTCGCGGACTACGAGCGGGTCAACGAGGCCTACGGCGCGCGGTTCGACGAAACGCTGCCGGCTCGAGTCTGCGTCGAGGTCTCGCGGCTCCCCGAGGACGTCCGGGTGGAACTGGACGCGACCGCGTACCTGGGCTGA